The Acinetobacter chinensis genomic sequence ACCGATTAGTACACTGTTTAAAACCAGTGATGATCCTGTCGTTGCAGCTGAACTGGGGTGGCGGATATTTGTACCGTTTTCCATGCTTGTTGCATTACTGCTTGCGGTTGCTTTATCTGAAGTCAGTCCACGTCAGGGGCGTTATCTGAAACTGATTCCTGCACTGCTGATTTTTGCCAGCCTGATTGTTGCGCTGATGGCGATTAAGATCAGGATCAGTAAGGATGAAATCGGGATCTGGGCATATCCGGCAGTTCTGCTGTTTTATGGCATTGTTGCTGCGCTCTTTTCCAGAAAGCAGAAACTGGCACCTAAAATTAAGAAAACATTAAAACGAGTGGGGTCTTAACTATGCTTGCACGTCGAATTATTGCACGTCATGTGACCTCAACCACGGCACTGGCGATGCTGGGTGCTACCGCGATTCTGTCTGGATTACAGATTTTATTTACCTATCTGGGTGAGTTGGGTTCTTTAAAAGAGGGTTATGGTGCCTGGGAGGCACTGAAGTTTGTTCTGTGGGGCGCACCGGGTTATCTGTATGAGATTTTACCTATTGCGGCACTGATTGGTGCAGTGCTGGGGCTGGGGACGATGGCATCCAACAGTGAGCTGATTGTGATGCGTTCTGCCGGTGTCAGTCTGTGGCGTATTGTGGGCTGGGTCATCCGTTCTGCACTGATCCTGGTGGTGCTGTCATTTGCTTTAAGTGAATGGGTGATTCCTCATACCAGTGAACTTGCCAAAAGTGTAAAAAAACACCGCACAACTGCAGAACTGGGTGAAGTCCGTGGTTACTGGACCCGTGAAGGTCAGCGTTTTATCTATATTGATTATGCCAATGCCCAGGGGCAGCTGAATAATATCCAGGTGATTGATTTTGATAATAACTACAGATTAAGAGGGACGCTGAATGCTGAGCAAGGTGCTTTTGTTAAGGATGGCAGCTGGGAATTACAGAAAACCCGCCAGATGGATATTCTGAAAGAAGGCAATGCCGTGGCTCAGCATATGGAAAAAATGCCACTGTCACTCGCACTGCAACCGAAATACGTACATATGGTGACCCTTGATCCAGAAGATCTGTCGCCAAGTCAGCTGGTCAGTTTTATGCAGTATATGCATGAATACAGTCAGGTGCCGAAAACCTATCAGTTAGCCTTTTGGAAAAAAGTAGGCGGTCCTTTTGCACTGATTGCACTGGTGGTGATTGCCTGTTCATTTATTTTTGGACCATTACGTCAGCAATCCATGGGATTCAGACTGGTGATCGCACTGTTTATCGGACTGACTTTTTTCTATCTTCAGGATTTCCTGGGGTATGCAAGTCTGGTGTATGCACCGTCGCCTGCGTGGTTTGTGTTTATACCGATTGTACTGATGTTCATTGGTGGTGGTTATTTGCTGCATCGGGCCAGATAGTAACAGGCGAAATCTATCCTGCTGAAAGGCTTTAACCATCAGCAGAACATGGAGTCTTGACCGAAAATTCGGTAAGATATAAGACTAATTTGTAAACAGTAAAGAGTGAAAATAATGACGGATGCAACTGCTGGCAAAATCCCTCACGTTCTGGTGATTATGGATGGTGTGGGTCATCGTGAAGCGGTCGAGGATAATGCGTTTTTAGCGGCAAAAACGCCTAATCTGACCATGATGCAGGAAAAGCATCCGCATAGTCTGATTTCGGGTTCGGGTGAAGATGTGGGTCTGCCAGATGGGCAGATGGGGAACTCTGAAGTAGGTCACATGAACCTGGGCGCAGGTCGTGTGCTGTATCAGGATTTTACCCGTATTACCAA encodes the following:
- the lptG gene encoding LPS export ABC transporter permease LptG; this translates as MLARRIIARHVTSTTALAMLGATAILSGLQILFTYLGELGSLKEGYGAWEALKFVLWGAPGYLYEILPIAALIGAVLGLGTMASNSELIVMRSAGVSLWRIVGWVIRSALILVVLSFALSEWVIPHTSELAKSVKKHRTTAELGEVRGYWTREGQRFIYIDYANAQGQLNNIQVIDFDNNYRLRGTLNAEQGAFVKDGSWELQKTRQMDILKEGNAVAQHMEKMPLSLALQPKYVHMVTLDPEDLSPSQLVSFMQYMHEYSQVPKTYQLAFWKKVGGPFALIALVVIACSFIFGPLRQQSMGFRLVIALFIGLTFFYLQDFLGYASLVYAPSPAWFVFIPIVLMFIGGGYLLHRAR